CTGGATTCTATGGATCTAATCCGGACGGAACAATCCATACATTTTCCAGAGGAGGATCTGATATTACAGGTTCTATCGTAGCAAGAGCAGTACATGCAGATATGTATGAGAACTGGACAGACGTATCAGGTTTCCTGATTGCAGATCCGCGTATTATCAAGAATCCAAAGGCAATCGACGTGATTACTTACAGAGAGCTTCGTGAGTTGTCTTACATGGGTGCAACAGTTCTTCATGAAGACGCAATCTTCCCTGTAAGAAGAGAAGGAATTCCAATCAACATCCGGAATACGAATGCTCCGGAAGACAAGGGAACTCTGATTGTTGAAGCAACATGCCAGAAACCGAGATTTACGATCACTGGTGTGGCTGGTAAGAAGGATTTTGCCTCCATTACAGTCGAAAAAGCCATGATGAACTCAGAGGTAGGGTTCTGTCGTAAAGTTCTGACAGTATTTGAAGATAATGGAATTTCTATTGAACATATGCCATCTGGAATTGACACTATGACAATCTTCGTTCATCAGGACGAATTTGCTGAGAGAGAGCAGAAAGTGATTGCGGGAATCCATCGTGCAGTTGAACCGGATTTCCTGGAACTGGAATCAGATCTTGCGCTGATCGCGGTTGTAGGACGCGGTATGCGTGCCACAAGAGGAACTTCCGGAAGAATATTCTCAGCACTGGCACATGCAAATGTTAACGTAAAGATGATCGATCAGGGTTCCAGTGAGCTGAATATTATCATTGGTGTGAGAAATCACGATTTTGATGCAGCAATTAAAGCAATTTATGACATTTTTGTAAATACAAGAATTTAAAGGAGAAACTATGATCATAGATTTTCATACGCATATGTTTCCAGATAAAATTGCTGCAAGAACAATTGATTTCCTGTCAAAGACAGTCGGTGACATGAATCCGTTTACCGATGGAACATGGAAAGGACTAAAAGAATCTACAAAACAGGCAGGTATTGATCATTCTATCGTGCTTCCGATTGCAACCAGACCAGGTCAGTTTCATACAATCAATGAATTTGCAACACATTTTCAGGAAGGGACACTCATTTCTTTTGGAAGTCTGCATCCGGAAAGTGAGAATTATAAAGAAGAACTGAGACAGATTCAGGATATGGGCATGAAAGGAATCAAACTTCATCCGGATTATCAGGATACTTATTTTAACGATATCCGTTATAAGAGAATTATTTCCTATGCTACTGAGCTTGGACTGATAATCAGCG
The sequence above is drawn from the Dorea formicigenerans genome and encodes:
- a CDS encoding aspartate kinase yields the protein MIKVVKFGGSSLASAAQFKKVGAIIRKEETRRYVVPSAPGKRHSGDTKVTDLLYKCYGQAILDDDREEDFEEILKVIKDRYDSIINGLELTISLDDEFKTIRENFSKKIGRDYAASRGEYLNGIIMAAYLGYEFIDAAEVIFFDEEGEFDAEKTNEVLSERLAHTERAVIPGFYGSNPDGTIHTFSRGGSDITGSIVARAVHADMYENWTDVSGFLIADPRIIKNPKAIDVITYRELRELSYMGATVLHEDAIFPVRREGIPINIRNTNAPEDKGTLIVEATCQKPRFTITGVAGKKDFASITVEKAMMNSEVGFCRKVLTVFEDNGISIEHMPSGIDTMTIFVHQDEFAEREQKVIAGIHRAVEPDFLELESDLALIAVVGRGMRATRGTSGRIFSALAHANVNVKMIDQGSSELNIIIGVRNHDFDAAIKAIYDIFVNTRI
- a CDS encoding amidohydrolase family protein gives rise to the protein MIIDFHTHMFPDKIAARTIDFLSKTVGDMNPFTDGTWKGLKESTKQAGIDHSIVLPIATRPGQFHTINEFATHFQEGTLISFGSLHPESENYKEELRQIQDMGMKGIKLHPDYQDTYFNDIRYKRIISYATELGLIISVHAGQDPKCPDNIHCTPAMAEEVLNEVEPEKLVLAHMGGNELWSEVEERLVGRNVYFDTGVILDRMPQEQFLRMVREHGADRIVFGTDSPWADQKKFVEILKEMPLEEEERNQIFAGTAVKLLGL